In Cervus elaphus chromosome 31, mCerEla1.1, whole genome shotgun sequence, one DNA window encodes the following:
- the IFNAR2 gene encoding interferon alpha/beta receptor 2 isoform X3, with protein sequence MKVVKDCINITRSFCDLTRVWVNTTDMYISRVVGFREKAELVSCMGSFFLESDRPLDPPEFEIVSFTNHISVNVKFQSVDPRILSEEELQFYLAFIEEHAGNSVKRYPPQITGNITENFNYIIDKLIPNTNYCVSVYFEPKDPRKINRSPLKCTLFQPRRESESSESATIGGIITLFLITAVFISTVMILKRIGYICLRNDFPKVLNFRKLSVWVFPELPSLEKVATVEVIHINRKKKVWNYNYDDESDVENEAAPCVNSGGYTKHGLTGKLCPASTTSASLEDCSDPSAEEPYLPEPKGDAETPMAPGPGPWQSEGTSGGYQTRGTLQQDPTSEEDSDSTERSEGRIVFNVNLNSVCVRALEDDKDSEVTLMSPSRPEETVMLEDLNETESSLLVASEDRTQLPFTKPSMEYLRPQDAPSDQSDTSESDVDMGDGYIVRQVNLKKFN encoded by the exons ATGAAGGTCGTCAAGGACTGCATAAACATCACAAGATCGTTCTGTGACCTGACACGCGTGTGGGTAAACACGACGGACATGTACATCTCCCGAGTGGTTGGATTCAGAGAGAAGGCGGAGCTGGTCAGTTGCATGGGCTCTTTCTTCCTGGAGTCAGACA GGCCTTTGGACCCACCAGAGTTTGAGATTGTTAGTTTTACAAACCACATCAGTGTGAATGTGAAATTTCAATCCGTCGATCCCAGGATactaagtgaagaagaattacagTTTTACTTAGCATTTATCGAAGAGCATGCAGGGAACAGTGTTAAGAGG TATCCACCCCAAATAACTGGAAACATCACTGAAAATTTCAATTATATCATCGACAAGTTAATTCCAAACACAAACTACTGTGTATCTGTTTATTTTGAGCCTAAAGATCCAAGAAAAATTAACAGATCTCCCTTAAAATGTACTCTCTTTCAACCCAGACGAGAATCAG AGTCATCAGAATCTGCTACAATAGGAGGAATAATTACTCTGTTTTTAATAACTGCTGTCTTCATAAGCACTGTAATGATACTGAAACGGATTGGTTATATATGCTTAAGAAATGATTTCCCCAAAGTTttg aattttcGTAAACTGTCAGTCTGGGTCTTTCCCGAGCTGCCTTCGTTGGAAAAAGTGGCTACCGTGGAGGTCATTCACatcaacagaaaaaagaaagtgtggAATTATAATTATGACGATGAAAGTGATGTTGAAAATGAGGCAGCTCCCTGCGTAAATTCAGGCGGTTACACCAAGCATGGACTAACGGGCAAGCTGTGTCCAGCTTCCACCACTTCCGCCAGCTTGGAGGACTGCAGCGACCCCAGCGCCGAGGAGCCGTACCTACCTGAGCCCAAGGGGGACGCTGAGACCCCCATGGCACCAGGGCCCGGCCCCTGGCAGTCGGAAGGCACAAGTGGGGGCTACCAGACGAGAGGGACTCTGCAGCAGGACCCCACTTCCGAGGAGGACAGTGACTCCACGGAGAGATCTGAGGGCAGAATTGTCTTCAACGTGAAtctgaactctgtgtgtgtgagagcccTCGAGGACGACAAGGACTCAGAAGTCACTTTAATGTCCCCGTCTCGTCCAGAAGAGACAGTCATGCTGGAGGACCTCAACGAGACAGAATCTAGCCTTTTGGTGGCCAGTGAAGATAGGACACAGCTGCCCTTCACCAAGCCCTCTATGGAGTACCTGAGGCCCCAAGATGCTCCTTCTGATCAAAGTGACACTTCCGAGTCAGATGTTGACATGGGGGATGGATATATAGTAAGACAAGtgaatctaaaaaaatttaattaa
- the IFNAR2 gene encoding interferon alpha/beta receptor 2 isoform X2: MLLSQNVSVTGPLNLYPVDFSDEPCTLKMRFRNFQSILSWELKNHSVVPTHYTLWYTIMSKPEDMKVVKDCINITRSFCDLTRVWVNTTDMYISRVVGFREKAELVSCMGSFFLESDRPLDPPEFEIVSFTNHISVNVKFQSVDPRILSEEELQFYLAFIEEHAGNSVKRYPPQITGNITENFNYIIDKLIPNTNYCVSVYFEPKDPRKINRSPLKCTLFQPRRESESSESATIGGIITLFLITAVFISTVMILKRIGYICLRNDFPKVLNFRKLSVWVFPELPSLEKVATVEVIHINRKKKVWNYNYDDESDVENEAAPCVNSGGYTKHGLTGKLCPASTTSASLEDCSDPSAEEPYLPEPKGDAETPMAPGPGPWQSEGTSGGYQTRGTLQQDPTSEEDSDSTERSEGRIVFNVNLNSVCVRALEDDKDSEVTLMSPSRPEETVMLEDLNETESSLLVASEDRTQLPFTKPSMEYLRPQDAPSDQSDTSESDVDMGDGYIVRQVNLKKFN; the protein is encoded by the exons atgctctTGAGCCAGAATGTGTCGGTGACTGGACCACTGAATTTGTATCCCGTGG ATTTTTCAGATGAACCTTGCACTTTAAAGATGAGATTCCGAAATTTCCAGTCAATCTTATCATGGGAATTAAAAAACCATTCAGTTGTACCAACTCACTATACATTATGGTACACAATCATGAG TAAACCAGAAGACATGAAGGTCGTCAAGGACTGCATAAACATCACAAGATCGTTCTGTGACCTGACACGCGTGTGGGTAAACACGACGGACATGTACATCTCCCGAGTGGTTGGATTCAGAGAGAAGGCGGAGCTGGTCAGTTGCATGGGCTCTTTCTTCCTGGAGTCAGACA GGCCTTTGGACCCACCAGAGTTTGAGATTGTTAGTTTTACAAACCACATCAGTGTGAATGTGAAATTTCAATCCGTCGATCCCAGGATactaagtgaagaagaattacagTTTTACTTAGCATTTATCGAAGAGCATGCAGGGAACAGTGTTAAGAGG TATCCACCCCAAATAACTGGAAACATCACTGAAAATTTCAATTATATCATCGACAAGTTAATTCCAAACACAAACTACTGTGTATCTGTTTATTTTGAGCCTAAAGATCCAAGAAAAATTAACAGATCTCCCTTAAAATGTACTCTCTTTCAACCCAGACGAGAATCAG AGTCATCAGAATCTGCTACAATAGGAGGAATAATTACTCTGTTTTTAATAACTGCTGTCTTCATAAGCACTGTAATGATACTGAAACGGATTGGTTATATATGCTTAAGAAATGATTTCCCCAAAGTTttg aattttcGTAAACTGTCAGTCTGGGTCTTTCCCGAGCTGCCTTCGTTGGAAAAAGTGGCTACCGTGGAGGTCATTCACatcaacagaaaaaagaaagtgtggAATTATAATTATGACGATGAAAGTGATGTTGAAAATGAGGCAGCTCCCTGCGTAAATTCAGGCGGTTACACCAAGCATGGACTAACGGGCAAGCTGTGTCCAGCTTCCACCACTTCCGCCAGCTTGGAGGACTGCAGCGACCCCAGCGCCGAGGAGCCGTACCTACCTGAGCCCAAGGGGGACGCTGAGACCCCCATGGCACCAGGGCCCGGCCCCTGGCAGTCGGAAGGCACAAGTGGGGGCTACCAGACGAGAGGGACTCTGCAGCAGGACCCCACTTCCGAGGAGGACAGTGACTCCACGGAGAGATCTGAGGGCAGAATTGTCTTCAACGTGAAtctgaactctgtgtgtgtgagagcccTCGAGGACGACAAGGACTCAGAAGTCACTTTAATGTCCCCGTCTCGTCCAGAAGAGACAGTCATGCTGGAGGACCTCAACGAGACAGAATCTAGCCTTTTGGTGGCCAGTGAAGATAGGACACAGCTGCCCTTCACCAAGCCCTCTATGGAGTACCTGAGGCCCCAAGATGCTCCTTCTGATCAAAGTGACACTTCCGAGTCAGATGTTGACATGGGGGATGGATATATAGTAAGACAAGtgaatctaaaaaaatttaattaa
- the IFNAR2 gene encoding interferon alpha/beta receptor 2 isoform X4: MLLSQNVSVTGPLNLYPVVHISLVFGISYVVSDFSDEPCTLKMRFRNFQSILSWELKNHSVVPTHYTLWYTIMSKPEDMKVVKDCINITRSFCDLTRVWVNTTDMYISRVVGFREKAELVSCMGSFFLESDRPLDPPEFEIVSFTNHISVNVKFQSVDPRILSEEELQFYLAFIEEHAGNSVKRYPPQITGNITENFNYIIDKLIPNTNYCVSVYFEPKDPRKINRSPLKCTLFQPRRESEFS, translated from the exons atgctctTGAGCCAGAATGTGTCGGTGACTGGACCACTGAATTTGTATCCCGTGG TGCACATCAGCCTCGTGTTTGGCATTTCGTATGTTGTGTCTG ATTTTTCAGATGAACCTTGCACTTTAAAGATGAGATTCCGAAATTTCCAGTCAATCTTATCATGGGAATTAAAAAACCATTCAGTTGTACCAACTCACTATACATTATGGTACACAATCATGAG TAAACCAGAAGACATGAAGGTCGTCAAGGACTGCATAAACATCACAAGATCGTTCTGTGACCTGACACGCGTGTGGGTAAACACGACGGACATGTACATCTCCCGAGTGGTTGGATTCAGAGAGAAGGCGGAGCTGGTCAGTTGCATGGGCTCTTTCTTCCTGGAGTCAGACA GGCCTTTGGACCCACCAGAGTTTGAGATTGTTAGTTTTACAAACCACATCAGTGTGAATGTGAAATTTCAATCCGTCGATCCCAGGATactaagtgaagaagaattacagTTTTACTTAGCATTTATCGAAGAGCATGCAGGGAACAGTGTTAAGAGG TATCCACCCCAAATAACTGGAAACATCACTGAAAATTTCAATTATATCATCGACAAGTTAATTCCAAACACAAACTACTGTGTATCTGTTTATTTTGAGCCTAAAGATCCAAGAAAAATTAACAGATCTCCCTTAAAATGTACTCTCTTTCAACCCAGACGAGAATCAG aattttcGTAA
- the IFNAR2 gene encoding interferon alpha/beta receptor 2 isoform X1 gives MLLSQNVSVTGPLNLYPVVHISLVFGISYVVSDFSDEPCTLKMRFRNFQSILSWELKNHSVVPTHYTLWYTIMSKPEDMKVVKDCINITRSFCDLTRVWVNTTDMYISRVVGFREKAELVSCMGSFFLESDRPLDPPEFEIVSFTNHISVNVKFQSVDPRILSEEELQFYLAFIEEHAGNSVKRYPPQITGNITENFNYIIDKLIPNTNYCVSVYFEPKDPRKINRSPLKCTLFQPRRESESSESATIGGIITLFLITAVFISTVMILKRIGYICLRNDFPKVLNFRKLSVWVFPELPSLEKVATVEVIHINRKKKVWNYNYDDESDVENEAAPCVNSGGYTKHGLTGKLCPASTTSASLEDCSDPSAEEPYLPEPKGDAETPMAPGPGPWQSEGTSGGYQTRGTLQQDPTSEEDSDSTERSEGRIVFNVNLNSVCVRALEDDKDSEVTLMSPSRPEETVMLEDLNETESSLLVASEDRTQLPFTKPSMEYLRPQDAPSDQSDTSESDVDMGDGYIVRQVNLKKFN, from the exons atgctctTGAGCCAGAATGTGTCGGTGACTGGACCACTGAATTTGTATCCCGTGG TGCACATCAGCCTCGTGTTTGGCATTTCGTATGTTGTGTCTG ATTTTTCAGATGAACCTTGCACTTTAAAGATGAGATTCCGAAATTTCCAGTCAATCTTATCATGGGAATTAAAAAACCATTCAGTTGTACCAACTCACTATACATTATGGTACACAATCATGAG TAAACCAGAAGACATGAAGGTCGTCAAGGACTGCATAAACATCACAAGATCGTTCTGTGACCTGACACGCGTGTGGGTAAACACGACGGACATGTACATCTCCCGAGTGGTTGGATTCAGAGAGAAGGCGGAGCTGGTCAGTTGCATGGGCTCTTTCTTCCTGGAGTCAGACA GGCCTTTGGACCCACCAGAGTTTGAGATTGTTAGTTTTACAAACCACATCAGTGTGAATGTGAAATTTCAATCCGTCGATCCCAGGATactaagtgaagaagaattacagTTTTACTTAGCATTTATCGAAGAGCATGCAGGGAACAGTGTTAAGAGG TATCCACCCCAAATAACTGGAAACATCACTGAAAATTTCAATTATATCATCGACAAGTTAATTCCAAACACAAACTACTGTGTATCTGTTTATTTTGAGCCTAAAGATCCAAGAAAAATTAACAGATCTCCCTTAAAATGTACTCTCTTTCAACCCAGACGAGAATCAG AGTCATCAGAATCTGCTACAATAGGAGGAATAATTACTCTGTTTTTAATAACTGCTGTCTTCATAAGCACTGTAATGATACTGAAACGGATTGGTTATATATGCTTAAGAAATGATTTCCCCAAAGTTttg aattttcGTAAACTGTCAGTCTGGGTCTTTCCCGAGCTGCCTTCGTTGGAAAAAGTGGCTACCGTGGAGGTCATTCACatcaacagaaaaaagaaagtgtggAATTATAATTATGACGATGAAAGTGATGTTGAAAATGAGGCAGCTCCCTGCGTAAATTCAGGCGGTTACACCAAGCATGGACTAACGGGCAAGCTGTGTCCAGCTTCCACCACTTCCGCCAGCTTGGAGGACTGCAGCGACCCCAGCGCCGAGGAGCCGTACCTACCTGAGCCCAAGGGGGACGCTGAGACCCCCATGGCACCAGGGCCCGGCCCCTGGCAGTCGGAAGGCACAAGTGGGGGCTACCAGACGAGAGGGACTCTGCAGCAGGACCCCACTTCCGAGGAGGACAGTGACTCCACGGAGAGATCTGAGGGCAGAATTGTCTTCAACGTGAAtctgaactctgtgtgtgtgagagcccTCGAGGACGACAAGGACTCAGAAGTCACTTTAATGTCCCCGTCTCGTCCAGAAGAGACAGTCATGCTGGAGGACCTCAACGAGACAGAATCTAGCCTTTTGGTGGCCAGTGAAGATAGGACACAGCTGCCCTTCACCAAGCCCTCTATGGAGTACCTGAGGCCCCAAGATGCTCCTTCTGATCAAAGTGACACTTCCGAGTCAGATGTTGACATGGGGGATGGATATATAGTAAGACAAGtgaatctaaaaaaatttaattaa